The Benincasa hispida cultivar B227 chromosome 9, ASM972705v1, whole genome shotgun sequence genome has a segment encoding these proteins:
- the LOC120086912 gene encoding uncharacterized protein LOC120086912, with amino-acid sequence MDNPTGAVLFTTIGLQQYGFDIFSVPLNSPTTEHRLTDGISVNFNAQFLDNQLSVVFISERSGSSRIYLSDSPNSAPKLLPSAPGSFFHDRPIVRNDRLFFISAHENPQKPFTSWSALYSTSLDGGDSITRLTPPGSVDFSPAVSKSGKFVAVASYESRSWGGEFHELHTAIVVFKSSDPNRRVVVAGRGGWPSWSGDSTVFFHRKADDGWWSIFKVEIPEKLDSSVSSVSPVPIRVTPAGLHCFTPAALNDSKRLAVATRRADSKFRHIEIFNSESDEFIPITQKLNPDFHHYNPFISPDSNSIGYHRFRGESAQSELTIPYLDPVISPIKELRMIRINGSFPTPSPDGDLIAFNPNFNGLQIIKSDGSKCWTVLKDRTAFYNSWSPSEKNVIYTSLGPIFGEVTVTVQIARITINSDDLNSGDGDEVASEVKILTKDDTGNNAFPACSPDGKFLVFRSGRSGHKNLYIIDAVNGEFDGELRRLTDGPWIDTMPSWSPTGDLIVFSSNMHNPKNTEAFSIYVIRPDGSGLRRVHVAGPEGSSDVGRERINHVCFSRDGEWLLFTANLSGVTAEPVSFPNQFQPYGDLFVVRLDGTGLRRLTWNGYENGTPTWYYGSELALYGLSLKDEVVGEKLKGEFDEPLWITFD; translated from the coding sequence ATGGATAACCCCACCGGCGCCGTCCTCTTCACCACCATCGGCCTCCAACAATACGGCTTCGATATCTTCTCTGTTCCACTCAATTCTCCCACCACCGAACACCGCCTCACCGATGGAATCTCCGTCAATTTTAACGCTCAATTTCTAGATAACCAACTTTCCGTCGTCTTCATCTCTGAACGCTCCGGCTCCTCTCGAATTTACCTCTCCGATTCCCCTAATTCCGCCCCTAAATTGCTCCCTTCCGCCCCCGGAAGCTTCTTTCACGACCGACCCATCGTCAGAAATGATCGACTCTTTTTCATCTCTGCTCATGAAAACCCCCAAAAGCCCTTCACGAGCTGGTCTGCTCTGTATTCCACTTCGTTGGACGGTGGCGATTCGATTACCCGGCTGACTCCTCCTGGCTCCGTCGATTTCAGTCCGGCGGTTTCAAAAAGTGGGAAGTTTGTGGCGGTTGCTTCTTATGAATCTCGTTCTTGGGGCGGCGAATTTCACGAACTCCACACAGCAATTGTTGTTTTTAAATCTTCTGACCCAAATCGTCGGGTTGTGGTTGCCGGTCGGGGTGGATGGCCGTCGTGGTCCGGTGACTCCACTGTCTTCTTCCACCGGAAGGCCGACGATGGGTGGTGGAGCATTTTCAAAGTGGAGATTCCTGAAAAACTCGATTCCTCCGTTTCCTCTGTTTCCCCGGTTCCGATCAGGGTCACTCCGGCGGGTCTCCATTGCTTCACTCCGGCTGCCCTGAACGACAGCAAACGACTTGCCGTTGCTACACGAAGAGCCGACAGTAAATTCCGACACATCGAAATTTTCAATTCCGAATCGGACGAATTCATCCCAATTACCCAGAAATTGAATCCCGATTTCCATCATTACAACCCATTTATCTCGCCCGATTCCAATTCCATCGGGTACCACCGATTCCGCGGCGAGTCAGCTCAGAGCGAGTTAACAATTCCATATCTCGACCCGGTAATTTCCCCAATTAAAGAACTCCGTATGATCCGAATAAACGGCTCGTTCCCAACGCCGTCACCCGACGGCGATTTAATCGCGTTTAATCCCAATTTCAACGGAttacaaatcatcaaatcgGACGGTTCAAAATGTTGGACCGTTTTAAAAGATCGAACCGCTTTTTACAATTCGTGGAGCCCATCGGAAAAAAACGTGATTTACACTTCGTTAGGGCCCATTTTCGGGGAGGTAACAGTGACGGTTCAGATTGCTCGGATCACGATCAACTCTGATGATCTCAACAGTGGTGATGGTGATGAAGTTGCCAGTGAAGTGAAGATTCTCACAAAAGACGACACCGGAAACAACGCCTTTCCGGCGTGCTCGCCGGATGGTAAGTTTCTGGTCTTCCGATCCGGTCGGTCGGGACACAAGAATCTTTACATCATCGACGCCGTGAACGGCGAGTTTGACGGCGAATTACGACGGTTGACCGACGGACCGTGGATCGACACGATGCCAAGTTGGTCGCCGACGGGAGATCTCATAGTATTTTCTTCAAACATGCATAATCCAAAAAACACCGAAGCATTTAGTATTTACGTCATTAGACCCGACGGTTCGGGGTTGAGGAGAGTACACGTTGCTGGACCGGAAGGGTCTAGTGACGTGGGTAGAGAGAGGATTAACCACGTGTGTTTTAGTAGGGACGGGGAATGGCTTTTATTTACGGCGAATTTGAGTGGGGTGACAGCGGAGCCAGTGTCTTTCCCCAATCAGTTTCAGCCTTATGGCGATTTGTTTGTGGTGAGATTGGATGGAACCGGGTTGAGGAGGCTGACGTGGAATGGATATGAAAACGGGACTCCTACGTGGTATTATGGGAGTGAGCTGGCGCTTTATGGGTTGAGTTTGAAAGATGAGGTAGTTGGTGAGAAGTTGAAAGGAGAGTTTGATGAACCGCTTTGGATAACGTTTGATTGA
- the LOC120085198 gene encoding tRNA:m(4)X modification enzyme TRM13 homolog isoform X2 has product MASRCQFWLPKKNRFCAVAPINDSKFCGNHSSRADGEMVPCPVDPSHFVLRENLEGHVKRCPLLKQTQSLAVQPFYQKGINAGEEDLLSSEESDSGLSDCISSEMKRNIVYGMSGPQFHRLLGKIRALHDLICKDIQDSYKIKEACNMWIKGEIDRKIPFQEKHVLQQASILGNMEEFGMLRNYDGGEQCEGERSDGNKANVVPAVVEFGAGRGYLTQMLADCYGIKRVFLVERKSYKLKADRSLRQKESLILERLRIDIEDLNLNAVEALRHNSYLAIGKHLCGPATDLALRCCLTKQSYLADTEQCRDKPKLSGLAIATCCHHLCQWKHYTNKRYLLELGITKEEFLAITWFTSWAVDASHSEDISDVSDSKTYLQYSENEGDQMNGSTVDDIVKDMNTVERAVLGFMCKEIIDMGRLMWLKEYGLESQLVKYVPSTISPENHLLIAKCRNFCAT; this is encoded by the exons GTGGCAATCACAGCTCCAGAGCTGATGGAGAAATGGTTCCATGTCCTGTAGACCCCTCTCA CTTTGTGCTTCGAGAAAATCTTGAAGGGCATGTAAAGAGGTGTCCATTATTGAAACAAACTCAATCCTTAGCTGTCCAACCGTTCTATCAAAAGGGCATCAATGCTGGGGAAGAGGATTTGTTGTCGTCGGAAGAATCGGATTCGGGTTTATCAGATTGCATTTCCTCTGAAATGAAGAGGAATATCGTTTATGGTATGTCTGGACCCCAATTTCATCGCCTTCTTGGAAAGATTAGAGCTCTTCATGATCTGATATGCAAGGATATTCAAGACTCTTATAAAATAAAGGAAGCTTGCAATATGTGGATTAAAGGGGAAATAGATAG GAAAATTCCATTTCAAGAGAAACATGTTCTGCAGCAGGCTTCAATTCTCGGAAACATGGAGGAATTTGGAATGCTGAGGAATTATGATGGAGGTGAACAATGTGAGGGTGAGCGATCAGATGGCAATAAAGCTAATGTCGTCCCCGCTGTGGTTGAGTTTGGAGCAGGAAGAGGCTACTTAACTCAAATGCTTGCCGATTGTTATGGTATCAAAAGGGTGTTTCTAGTTGAGAGGAAATCGTACAAACTGAAG GCTGATCGATCACTGCGACAGAAAGAGAGCTTAATTTTAGAGCGTTTGAGAATTGACA TTGAAGATCTAAACTTGAATGCTGTTGAAGCTCTGAGGCATAATTCTTACTTAGCAATTGGTAAACATCTCTGCGGGCCTGCAACAG ATTTGGCTCTGAGATGTTGCCTTACCAAACAATCTTATCTTGCTGATACCGAACAGTGCAGAGATAAGCCAAAGTTGAGTGGTTTGGCGATAGCAACATGTTGTCATCACCTTTGTCAATGGAAGCATTACACAA ATAAGAGGTATTTATTAGAACTGGGAATCACAAAAGAAGAATTTCTTGCTATTACATGGTTCACTAGTTGGGCAGTGGATGCTAGTCACAGTGAAGATATTTCAGACGTTTCTGACTCGAAAACATATCTTCAATATAG TGAAAATGAAGGCGATCAAATGAATGGAAGCACGGTAGACGACATTGTAAAAGATATGAATACAGTGGAAAGGGCAGTCCTGGGATTTATGTGCAAGGAGATTATTGATATGGGAAGACTAATGTGGCTGAAGGAATATGGGTTGGAAAGTCAGCTTGTTAAGTATGTCCCATCTACCATTTCCCCTGAAAACCATTTACTGATTGCTAAATGCAGAAATTTTTGTGCTACTTAG
- the LOC120085198 gene encoding tRNA:m(4)X modification enzyme TRM13 homolog isoform X1 — translation MASRCQFWLPKKNRFCAVAPINDSKFCGNHSSRADGEMVPCPVDPSHLYVLYIHFSSFVLRENLEGHVKRCPLLKQTQSLAVQPFYQKGINAGEEDLLSSEESDSGLSDCISSEMKRNIVYGMSGPQFHRLLGKIRALHDLICKDIQDSYKIKEACNMWIKGEIDRKIPFQEKHVLQQASILGNMEEFGMLRNYDGGEQCEGERSDGNKANVVPAVVEFGAGRGYLTQMLADCYGIKRVFLVERKSYKLKADRSLRQKESLILERLRIDIEDLNLNAVEALRHNSYLAIGKHLCGPATDLALRCCLTKQSYLADTEQCRDKPKLSGLAIATCCHHLCQWKHYTNKRYLLELGITKEEFLAITWFTSWAVDASHSEDISDVSDSKTYLQYSENEGDQMNGSTVDDIVKDMNTVERAVLGFMCKEIIDMGRLMWLKEYGLESQLVKYVPSTISPENHLLIAKCRNFCAT, via the exons GTGGCAATCACAGCTCCAGAGCTGATGGAGAAATGGTTCCATGTCCTGTAGACCCCTCTCA CCTTTATGTTCTCTATATTCACTTCTCTAGCTTTGTGCTTCGAGAAAATCTTGAAGGGCATGTAAAGAGGTGTCCATTATTGAAACAAACTCAATCCTTAGCTGTCCAACCGTTCTATCAAAAGGGCATCAATGCTGGGGAAGAGGATTTGTTGTCGTCGGAAGAATCGGATTCGGGTTTATCAGATTGCATTTCCTCTGAAATGAAGAGGAATATCGTTTATGGTATGTCTGGACCCCAATTTCATCGCCTTCTTGGAAAGATTAGAGCTCTTCATGATCTGATATGCAAGGATATTCAAGACTCTTATAAAATAAAGGAAGCTTGCAATATGTGGATTAAAGGGGAAATAGATAG GAAAATTCCATTTCAAGAGAAACATGTTCTGCAGCAGGCTTCAATTCTCGGAAACATGGAGGAATTTGGAATGCTGAGGAATTATGATGGAGGTGAACAATGTGAGGGTGAGCGATCAGATGGCAATAAAGCTAATGTCGTCCCCGCTGTGGTTGAGTTTGGAGCAGGAAGAGGCTACTTAACTCAAATGCTTGCCGATTGTTATGGTATCAAAAGGGTGTTTCTAGTTGAGAGGAAATCGTACAAACTGAAG GCTGATCGATCACTGCGACAGAAAGAGAGCTTAATTTTAGAGCGTTTGAGAATTGACA TTGAAGATCTAAACTTGAATGCTGTTGAAGCTCTGAGGCATAATTCTTACTTAGCAATTGGTAAACATCTCTGCGGGCCTGCAACAG ATTTGGCTCTGAGATGTTGCCTTACCAAACAATCTTATCTTGCTGATACCGAACAGTGCAGAGATAAGCCAAAGTTGAGTGGTTTGGCGATAGCAACATGTTGTCATCACCTTTGTCAATGGAAGCATTACACAA ATAAGAGGTATTTATTAGAACTGGGAATCACAAAAGAAGAATTTCTTGCTATTACATGGTTCACTAGTTGGGCAGTGGATGCTAGTCACAGTGAAGATATTTCAGACGTTTCTGACTCGAAAACATATCTTCAATATAG TGAAAATGAAGGCGATCAAATGAATGGAAGCACGGTAGACGACATTGTAAAAGATATGAATACAGTGGAAAGGGCAGTCCTGGGATTTATGTGCAAGGAGATTATTGATATGGGAAGACTAATGTGGCTGAAGGAATATGGGTTGGAAAGTCAGCTTGTTAAGTATGTCCCATCTACCATTTCCCCTGAAAACCATTTACTGATTGCTAAATGCAGAAATTTTTGTGCTACTTAG